The following are encoded together in the Adhaeribacter arboris genome:
- a CDS encoding GMC oxidoreductase, translating into MATLTYDAIVIGSGVSGGWAAKELTEKGLKVLMLERGHNVVHVKDYVNATRTPWDNKYRGYKPQQAIMETAIAAKDKSVYSPGKFSVSTEVEGAPYTQTKPFNWYRSYNVGGKSLMWGRQSYRFSEMDFEGNAKEGIAIDWPIRYKDLAPWYSYVEKFAGISGNKDGLPQLPDGEFMPPIKLNCVEQDISTKMTAYFKGKRTMISGRTANLTQPLGDRNCLSRSKCALGCPYGGYFSTQSSTLPAAMKTGRLTLRPLSIVTRLLYDRDKKKATGVEIIDAETNQTYQFKSKVVFVCASTLNSTWVLMNSATEVWPDGLGSSSDQLGYNLMDHHLGVHVNGVAEGFDDKYVYGRNPSGIYVPRFRNINGEKSDFLRGYGYQGSASRGNWTRNVAEYSIGADLMEAITEPGNWSFGMGAFGEMLPYRENKVTLNKKDLDKWGLPTLTIDCELKENERKMRLDMLEAGKEILEAAGLKNVTGGDPGYKPGGAIHEVGTARMGHDPKTSVLNKYNQVWDAKNVFVTDGSCFTSSACQNPSLTFMAITARAADFAVRELKKQNI; encoded by the coding sequence ATGGCTACACTAACGTATGATGCAATTGTAATAGGCTCCGGGGTGAGCGGCGGCTGGGCAGCAAAGGAGCTGACCGAAAAAGGTTTAAAGGTCTTAATGCTGGAACGGGGTCACAATGTAGTGCACGTAAAAGATTACGTAAACGCAACCAGAACTCCCTGGGATAACAAGTACCGGGGCTATAAGCCGCAGCAAGCTATTATGGAGACCGCCATTGCTGCCAAGGATAAATCGGTTTATTCCCCGGGCAAGTTTAGTGTTTCCACCGAGGTAGAGGGTGCACCTTATACGCAAACCAAGCCATTTAACTGGTACCGGAGTTATAATGTCGGTGGCAAATCGCTGATGTGGGGCCGGCAAAGTTACCGGTTCAGCGAAATGGATTTTGAAGGGAACGCTAAAGAAGGTATTGCTATTGATTGGCCCATTCGCTATAAAGACCTGGCGCCCTGGTACAGCTACGTCGAAAAGTTTGCGGGCATAAGCGGTAATAAAGATGGTTTACCGCAATTACCCGACGGTGAATTTATGCCGCCCATAAAACTAAACTGCGTGGAGCAGGATATATCCACTAAAATGACCGCCTATTTTAAAGGTAAACGAACCATGATTAGCGGCCGAACCGCTAATTTAACCCAGCCCTTAGGCGACCGCAATTGCTTAAGCCGCAGTAAATGTGCTTTGGGCTGCCCCTATGGCGGTTACTTTAGTACCCAATCCTCTACCCTGCCGGCTGCCATGAAAACCGGCCGCTTAACTTTACGGCCTTTGTCTATTGTAACCCGCCTTTTATATGACCGGGATAAAAAGAAAGCGACCGGAGTAGAAATTATAGATGCCGAAACGAACCAAACCTACCAGTTTAAATCAAAAGTCGTTTTTGTTTGCGCCTCTACCTTAAACTCTACCTGGGTGTTAATGAATTCGGCTACAGAGGTTTGGCCCGATGGCTTAGGTAGCAGCAGCGACCAATTGGGCTATAATTTAATGGATCACCATTTAGGTGTTCATGTTAACGGAGTAGCCGAAGGATTCGATGATAAATACGTTTATGGCCGCAATCCATCCGGTATTTACGTGCCGCGGTTCCGGAATATCAACGGCGAAAAAAGTGATTTTCTGCGGGGCTATGGTTACCAAGGCTCCGCCAGCCGGGGCAATTGGACCCGCAATGTAGCCGAATACAGCATTGGCGCCGATTTAATGGAAGCCATTACCGAACCAGGCAACTGGTCTTTTGGCATGGGAGCTTTCGGCGAAATGCTGCCTTACCGCGAAAATAAAGTTACCCTAAATAAAAAAGATTTAGATAAATGGGGATTACCTACTTTAACCATTGATTGTGAATTAAAAGAAAACGAGCGAAAAATGCGGCTCGACATGCTGGAGGCCGGTAAAGAAATACTGGAAGCCGCCGGCTTGAAAAATGTAACCGGCGGCGACCCGGGCTACAAACCTGGCGGCGCTATTCACGAGGTAGGTACCGCCCGCATGGGCCATGACCCTAAAACATCGGTGTTGAATAAATATAACCAGGTTTGGGATGCCAAGAATGTATTTGTAACTGACGGCTCTTGTTTTACTTCGTCCGCTTGCCAGAATCCTTCGCTTACGTTCATGGCCATTACCGCCCGGGCCGCCGATTTTGCGGTTAGGGAACTGAAAAAACAAAATATCTAA
- a CDS encoding DEAD/DEAH box helicase yields MLANEQETGNQEEKTRQATDYVLEGTRVATITYKDIVNYSTPEVLATIGSSYEVYPTFLSLNQGSFTFSGRGITIPEVKVVQFPDTIWLTCSCSAPKINLCAHQAQVLQALTIRPELRVFFDEQLRREKIISTAREYGLAEAENLDEYFNLEYTNKSVTVIPRIKELLPVNAETQAFLSTALLPPTKVPIPTQVAVKETSRLIVVLTEHRYYKHLYLELYQAALTQEGKIKNPLQVISPADLIWLTENPEEVKFYSAITKFQRNYHTDPVESDREALKALVKNPLHLSFYLHQPKKNAVGVEGTSLVPVQLQNLPLNLELDVEVKDSFYQITGDLRLAEQKINLLKLLVKHEYFIQIKNNLYLIQNPDLHRVIQFFKKRNHKILIHASKFAEFRETILASLESKIQINYSYVKPATEKQIVDYGFYETQEPLIYLSESEDFILITPVMRYGPLEIPIHSRKQIYATDARGNAFTLARNEEAENNLMAAVLQEHPYFYEQLHLDCFYLHRTRFLEEGWFLDAFDNWQQQGISILGFKELKNNNLNPYKAKISILVTSGINWFDTALDVRFGKQKVPLKYLHQSIRNKNKFVKLDDGSQGIIPEEWLTRFTAYFEAGEVVNEQIRTSKINFSSITELYETEVLSQEVRTELAFYREQLSSFEAIPDVAVPEGLQATLRDYQKEGLNWLHFLDQFNFGGCLADDMGLGKTIQVLAFILTQRGKTERNTNLVVVPTSLLFNWQEEVAKFAPSLKTCTLHGANRIKNLDGLDEYEIILTSYGTLLSDIQVLKEYIFNYIILDESQNIKNPESQRYRAVRLLQSRNKLVLTGTPIENNTFDLYGQLSFACPGLLGNKRYFRDHYSTPIDKFKNSRRAAELQRKVSPFILRRTKEQVAQELPDKTEIIIYCQMGLEQRRVYEAAEREIRDYISAQDEGEIKKNSMHVLRGLTKLRQICNSPALLPDGDYNVTASAKTEILMEQIESKAPYHKILVFSQFVSMLELIQKELETRHIPYSLLTGQTKDRAGAVNSFQDEDCIRVFLISLKAGGTGLNLTRADYVYLVDPWWNPAVENQAIDRTYRIGQKKNVVAVRLICPDTVEEKIKNLQETKKELAQEVIKTENSILKSLSKQDLLGLFS; encoded by the coding sequence ATGTTGGCGAACGAACAAGAAACAGGAAATCAAGAGGAGAAAACGAGGCAAGCTACTGATTATGTGCTGGAAGGTACCCGTGTAGCCACCATCACTTATAAGGATATTGTAAATTACAGTACCCCCGAAGTACTTGCCACCATCGGTTCTTCGTACGAAGTTTATCCTACTTTTCTTTCTTTAAACCAAGGATCTTTTACTTTTTCGGGAAGAGGTATTACTATACCAGAAGTAAAAGTTGTTCAATTTCCGGATACTATATGGTTAACTTGTTCCTGTAGCGCTCCTAAAATTAATTTATGTGCCCACCAGGCCCAAGTGTTGCAAGCCTTAACCATTCGGCCCGAGCTAAGGGTTTTCTTTGATGAGCAACTGCGGCGCGAAAAAATAATTTCCACAGCCCGGGAGTATGGTCTGGCTGAAGCCGAAAACCTGGACGAGTATTTTAACCTGGAATACACGAATAAAAGCGTAACCGTAATACCGCGGATAAAAGAATTACTTCCTGTAAACGCCGAAACGCAGGCCTTTTTATCGACTGCCCTACTGCCGCCCACTAAAGTGCCAATACCCACCCAAGTAGCAGTTAAGGAAACATCGCGCCTAATTGTAGTTTTAACGGAGCATAGATATTATAAGCATTTATACCTCGAATTATACCAGGCGGCCCTTACCCAGGAAGGAAAAATTAAAAATCCCTTACAAGTAATTTCCCCCGCGGATTTAATTTGGCTCACGGAAAACCCCGAAGAAGTAAAATTTTATTCGGCCATAACCAAGTTTCAGCGTAATTACCACACCGACCCGGTTGAATCGGATCGGGAGGCCTTGAAAGCTCTGGTAAAAAACCCATTGCACCTTAGCTTTTACCTGCATCAGCCGAAGAAAAATGCGGTAGGAGTGGAGGGTACCTCCTTAGTACCCGTGCAGCTTCAAAATTTACCTTTAAACTTAGAGTTGGACGTAGAAGTAAAAGACAGTTTTTACCAGATTACCGGCGACCTTCGTTTGGCAGAACAAAAAATTAATTTATTAAAGCTCCTGGTTAAACACGAGTATTTTATTCAGATAAAAAATAATCTTTATTTAATTCAAAACCCGGATTTGCACCGGGTTATTCAATTTTTTAAAAAGCGCAATCACAAAATACTCATTCACGCATCTAAGTTTGCCGAGTTCCGGGAAACCATTCTGGCCAGCCTGGAAAGTAAAATCCAAATAAATTATTCGTATGTAAAACCCGCCACCGAAAAGCAAATAGTAGATTACGGTTTCTACGAAACCCAGGAGCCGCTCATTTACTTATCTGAATCGGAAGACTTTATTTTGATTACCCCAGTCATGCGCTACGGTCCCCTGGAAATACCTATTCATTCCAGAAAGCAGATTTATGCTACCGATGCCCGAGGCAATGCTTTTACCCTGGCGCGCAACGAAGAGGCCGAAAACAATTTAATGGCGGCTGTGCTGCAGGAGCACCCGTATTTTTACGAGCAATTGCACCTGGATTGCTTTTACCTGCACCGCACCCGCTTTCTGGAAGAAGGTTGGTTCTTGGATGCTTTTGATAACTGGCAGCAACAAGGCATTTCCATTTTGGGCTTTAAAGAATTAAAAAATAATAACCTAAACCCCTATAAAGCTAAAATATCTATTCTGGTTACGAGTGGCATAAACTGGTTCGATACTGCTCTGGACGTTCGGTTTGGGAAACAAAAAGTGCCTTTAAAGTACCTGCATCAATCTATCCGGAACAAAAACAAGTTCGTAAAACTCGATGATGGCAGCCAAGGTATTATTCCCGAAGAATGGCTTACTAGATTTACCGCGTATTTTGAGGCCGGCGAAGTGGTGAACGAACAAATACGAACGTCTAAAATTAATTTTTCCAGCATTACGGAGCTTTACGAAACCGAAGTATTAAGCCAGGAAGTACGAACGGAGCTTGCTTTTTACCGGGAACAACTAAGTTCTTTTGAAGCTATTCCGGACGTTGCCGTACCGGAAGGGTTACAGGCTACTTTGCGTGATTACCAGAAAGAAGGCTTAAACTGGCTCCATTTTCTGGATCAATTTAATTTCGGGGGTTGCCTTGCGGATGATATGGGCTTAGGAAAAACCATTCAGGTTTTGGCTTTTATTTTAACCCAGCGGGGAAAAACAGAACGCAATACCAACCTGGTGGTGGTACCCACTTCTTTGTTGTTTAACTGGCAGGAAGAAGTAGCTAAATTTGCACCTTCGTTAAAAACTTGCACCCTACACGGAGCGAACCGGATAAAAAACTTGGACGGCCTGGATGAATATGAAATAATACTTACTTCTTATGGTACCTTGCTGTCGGATATTCAGGTATTAAAAGAATACATTTTTAATTACATTATCCTCGACGAATCGCAGAATATTAAAAATCCGGAATCGCAGCGGTACCGGGCGGTGCGACTGTTGCAATCGCGCAATAAATTGGTGCTCACGGGTACGCCCATTGAAAACAATACTTTTGATTTATACGGTCAGCTTTCCTTTGCCTGCCCCGGTTTGTTGGGGAACAAGCGTTATTTCCGCGATCATTATTCTACTCCCATTGATAAATTTAAAAATAGCCGCCGGGCAGCCGAACTACAGCGTAAAGTAAGCCCTTTTATTTTAAGACGCACCAAGGAACAAGTAGCCCAGGAGCTACCCGATAAAACCGAAATAATAATTTACTGCCAGATGGGTTTGGAACAACGCCGGGTATACGAGGCAGCAGAGCGGGAAATCCGGGATTATATTTCGGCGCAGGACGAAGGGGAGATTAAGAAAAACAGCATGCACGTTTTACGCGGTCTCACCAAATTACGGCAGATTTGCAATTCCCCGGCTTTGCTCCCCGACGGCGATTATAATGTAACTGCGTCAGCCAAAACTGAAATTTTAATGGAGCAAATCGAGAGCAAAGCGCCTTATCATAAAATTCTCGTGTTTTCGCAGTTTGTGTCTATGCTGGAGTTAATTCAAAAAGAATTAGAAACCCGCCATATTCCGTATTCTTTGCTTACCGGCCAAACCAAAGATCGGGCAGGAGCAGTAAATTCTTTCCAGGACGAAGATTGTATTCGGGTATTTTTAATCAGTTTAAAAGCGGGCGGTACCGGCCTTAATTTAACCCGCGCCGATTACGTGTACCTCGTTGATCCTTGGTGGAATCCGGCGGTAGAAAACCAAGCCATTGACCGCACTTATCGCATCGGGCAAAAGAAAAATGTAGTAGCCGTTCGCCTAATTTGTCCGGACACGGTGGAAGAAAAAATTAAAAATTTACAGGAAACAAAGAAAGAGTTGGCGCAGGAAGTAATTAAAACAGAGAATTCGATTTTAAAATCTTTATCGAAGCAAGATTTGCTAGGTTTGTTTAGTTGA